In Arthrobacter sp. QXT-31, one genomic interval encodes:
- a CDS encoding tripartite tricarboxylate transporter TctB family protein, which translates to MQAATPVPGGGSSPNAVSPAGNGSNLPAEELDDLTPEQLAAQWEEEKPPAAGALANVASSLVVIGVGVGAVVLSIAMGLGTPSAPQPGLWPFMISCVLAALGLFQLVMGRRNRDAEKFTRMSLAALTGLVTLAAMVALMPLIGFELPALVLCIIWMRFLGGETWRSTLLVSALVVAAFYGIFVLALNTSIPHLF; encoded by the coding sequence GTGCAGGCAGCAACACCGGTACCCGGCGGGGGGAGCAGCCCGAACGCTGTTTCCCCCGCCGGGAACGGCAGCAACCTTCCCGCCGAAGAGCTTGACGATCTGACCCCCGAACAGCTGGCAGCCCAGTGGGAGGAAGAAAAGCCCCCTGCCGCCGGCGCGCTGGCCAACGTGGCGTCCTCCCTGGTGGTCATCGGCGTTGGCGTCGGAGCCGTTGTCCTGTCCATCGCCATGGGCCTGGGCACACCGTCCGCACCCCAGCCGGGCCTGTGGCCCTTCATGATCAGCTGCGTCTTGGCGGCCCTCGGGCTGTTCCAGCTGGTCATGGGCCGGCGCAACCGGGACGCGGAGAAGTTCACCCGCATGTCCCTGGCCGCGCTGACGGGCCTGGTCACCCTGGCCGCGATGGTGGCACTCATGCCGCTGATCGGCTTCGAACTGCCGGCCCTGGTGCTGTGCATCATCTGGATGCGGTTCCTTGGCGGCGAAACCTGGCGCTCCACGCTCCTGGTCAGCGCCCTCGTGGTGGCAGCCTTCTACGGCATCTTCGTGTTGGCGCTCAACACTTCCATTCCCCACCTCTTCTAG